Proteins co-encoded in one Dyadobacter sp. CECT 9275 genomic window:
- a CDS encoding NPCBM/NEW2 domain-containing protein, which yields MNILRVLLVSGCMFLTGSQAYAQKLSGLWLDDLNIKSFSEGIPAVLGKTNASGDPMLIKGVHYKHGVGVNSTSILAFYLNGNATGFSALVGVDDKGNKSLPHTFYVIGDRKILFKSREIRWGEAPQAVYVNLTGIKRLGLLVMVNDEGLTKTYANWADARFEMLKNHLPQNIPNDDERYILTPPPAKAPRINAAKVFGATPGNPFLYTIAATGERPVIFSAQNLPSGLSLDTKTGIITGSIKQRGSYTVVLKAKNRFGQAVENLRIKIGDTIALTPPIGWNGWNSWARNIDREKVISSANAMVRTGLSQHGWTYINIDDAWQGQRGGKFNAIQPNEKFPKFREMVDYIHSLGLKAGLYSTPWISSYAGFTGGSSNLENGFFPDSVRDHKRLFRYIGKYRFEKNDALQMAEWGIDYLKYDWRLEVPSAERMSIALKESGRDILYSISNSAPFSHVQDWARLTNAYRTGPDIRDSFNSLFVSAFTLDKWSPYGGPGHWNDPDMMILGNVTTGTQLHPTRLTPDEQYSHVSLFCLLSAPLLIGCPIEQLDAFTLNLLTNDEVIAINQDPLGKPARLVSEENGVQIWLKSLEDGSYAVGLFNTADFGKTPESYFRWGDEKPKAFTFEFSKIGLKGKFKLRDVWRQTDIGSFDQKYQTQIRHHGVVMLKMIPEGSSK from the coding sequence ATGAATATACTTCGGGTACTACTCGTCTCGGGCTGCATGTTTCTTACCGGTTCACAGGCTTATGCTCAAAAATTATCCGGTCTTTGGCTGGATGATTTAAATATCAAATCTTTTTCCGAAGGAATTCCAGCGGTCCTTGGAAAAACCAATGCAAGCGGCGATCCGATGCTGATCAAAGGCGTTCACTACAAACATGGCGTCGGGGTAAATTCGACTAGTATCCTCGCCTTTTACCTGAATGGAAATGCTACCGGATTTTCCGCTTTGGTAGGCGTAGATGATAAAGGGAATAAGTCTTTGCCGCATACTTTTTACGTCATTGGCGACCGGAAAATTCTTTTCAAAAGCCGTGAGATCCGATGGGGAGAAGCGCCGCAAGCCGTCTATGTGAATCTGACGGGAATCAAACGATTAGGTTTACTGGTGATGGTCAACGACGAAGGTTTAACCAAAACCTATGCCAACTGGGCTGATGCGCGTTTTGAAATGCTAAAGAACCATCTTCCACAAAATATTCCCAATGATGACGAACGCTACATTTTAACACCACCTCCTGCCAAAGCACCAAGGATAAACGCAGCAAAAGTTTTCGGAGCAACCCCCGGCAATCCGTTTTTGTACACCATAGCTGCAACAGGAGAAAGACCCGTCATTTTCTCCGCACAAAACTTACCTTCCGGTCTTTCTTTGGATACCAAAACAGGGATCATTACAGGCAGTATCAAACAACGGGGCAGTTATACTGTGGTTTTAAAAGCAAAAAACCGGTTTGGCCAGGCGGTTGAAAATCTAAGGATAAAGATTGGAGATACCATCGCGCTTACCCCTCCCATTGGCTGGAATGGCTGGAATTCCTGGGCGAGAAACATAGACCGCGAAAAAGTCATTTCTTCTGCCAATGCTATGGTTCGGACGGGGCTAAGCCAGCATGGCTGGACTTATATCAACATTGACGACGCCTGGCAAGGGCAGCGCGGCGGTAAGTTTAATGCCATTCAACCCAATGAAAAGTTCCCGAAATTCAGGGAAATGGTTGATTACATTCACAGCCTGGGTTTGAAAGCGGGCCTTTATTCTACTCCCTGGATTTCCAGTTATGCCGGATTTACGGGTGGTTCATCCAATTTGGAAAACGGTTTTTTTCCGGATTCCGTGCGAGATCATAAAAGGCTTTTCCGTTACATAGGCAAATACCGTTTTGAAAAAAATGACGCCCTGCAAATGGCCGAGTGGGGAATTGATTACCTCAAATACGACTGGCGTTTAGAGGTACCTTCGGCAGAACGCATGTCGATTGCATTGAAGGAATCGGGCAGGGATATTTTGTACAGCATTTCCAATTCCGCTCCTTTTAGCCATGTGCAGGATTGGGCCAGGTTAACAAACGCTTACCGCACCGGACCCGACATCCGCGACAGCTTTAACAGTTTGTTTGTCTCTGCTTTCACACTTGACAAATGGAGCCCTTATGGCGGTCCGGGACACTGGAACGACCCCGACATGATGATCCTGGGTAATGTGACAACGGGTACGCAGCTGCACCCCACCCGTCTTACACCCGACGAACAATACAGTCATGTCAGTTTATTCTGTCTTTTATCCGCACCGCTTTTAATTGGCTGCCCCATTGAACAGCTTGATGCCTTCACGTTGAATTTGCTAACCAATGACGAGGTGATTGCTATCAATCAGGATCCGCTGGGGAAGCCAGCACGGCTTGTTTCGGAAGAAAATGGCGTGCAGATCTGGCTAAAATCGCTGGAAGACGGATCCTATGCCGTTGGTCTTTTCAACACCGCTGATTTTGGAAAAACACCAGAATCCTATTTCCGCTGGGGTGATGAAAAACCCAAAGCGTTCACATTCGAATTTTCGAAAATCGGGCTGAAAGGAAAGTTTAAACTACGGGATGTATGGCGGCAAACGGACATTGGTTCTTTTGACCAAAAATACCAGACCCAAATCCGTCATCACGGTGTAGTAATGCTAAAAATGATACCTGAAGGATCTTCAAAATAA
- a CDS encoding NPCBM/NEW2 domain-containing protein: MNYAIRCVLIIALYITAFDSYAQKTKSIWLDDLLIQTYSEGIRPVTAKGNYTGDSIRINGVHFKRGVGAQSVSILNFFLNNKASAFTAVIGADDAGNKEIPIKFYVLGDNKILFESKPLKVGDDAQKIDVNLTGISRLGLLITDDVGGSNNKRTYANWANAQLLMSGEHMPGHFPNSDEKYILTPPPSKTPQINSARIFGVTPGNPFLYTIAATGNTPMEFSATNLPNGLFVDKKTGIITGKIDRRGTYITTLKAKNKLGESVKKLTIKVGDTIALTPPIGWNGWNSWETHIDREKVIASADAMVKTGLKDHGWTYINIDDAWQGVRSGPMNALQPNEKFPDFKGMVDYIHSLGLKAGLYSTPYISSYGGYAGNSSDFEKGGETHESIMVNRRSFNRIAKYRFETNDARQMAAWGIDFLKYDWRIDVNSTERMSSALKQSGRDVIFSLSNSAPFAHVNDWNRLANMYRTGPDIRDSWPSLYQLAFTLDKWAPYSGPGHWLDPDMMIIGNVSTGPELHPTRLTPDEQYSHVSLFSLLSAPLLIGCPIEQLDAFTLNLLTNDEVIAIDQDPSGKPARMILEEDGVQIWLKTLEDGSFAVGLFNTANYGKTPLSYFHWGNEPAVSFSIDFSKIGLKGKYKLRDVWRQKDLGVFANKFKTSVNHHGVVMLKITKAP, translated from the coding sequence ATGAACTATGCAATCAGATGCGTTTTAATCATTGCTTTATATATAACAGCATTTGATTCTTATGCTCAAAAAACAAAAAGTATCTGGCTCGACGACCTTTTGATTCAAACCTATTCCGAGGGAATTAGGCCCGTTACTGCGAAGGGAAATTACACCGGTGATTCTATCAGGATCAATGGAGTTCATTTCAAAAGAGGCGTCGGCGCTCAGTCTGTCAGCATTCTGAATTTTTTTCTCAACAATAAGGCATCGGCTTTTACAGCCGTAATCGGTGCAGACGATGCTGGCAATAAAGAAATACCCATAAAATTTTACGTCCTGGGCGACAACAAAATTCTTTTTGAAAGCAAACCCTTGAAAGTAGGTGACGATGCACAGAAAATTGACGTTAACCTTACCGGAATTAGCAGACTTGGGCTGCTGATTACCGACGACGTAGGTGGTTCCAATAACAAAAGAACCTATGCCAACTGGGCCAATGCACAACTGCTGATGTCTGGTGAACACATGCCGGGACATTTTCCAAATTCGGATGAAAAATATATCCTGACCCCTCCGCCTTCAAAAACTCCCCAAATAAATTCGGCCAGAATTTTTGGCGTGACACCCGGGAACCCGTTTCTCTACACCATTGCCGCCACAGGAAATACGCCTATGGAATTTTCAGCCACTAACTTACCAAACGGGCTCTTCGTAGACAAAAAAACAGGAATTATAACGGGTAAAATTGACCGCAGAGGAACCTACATTACTACCCTCAAAGCAAAGAACAAACTCGGCGAATCGGTAAAGAAGCTAACCATAAAAGTGGGAGATACCATTGCCCTTACCCCGCCCATAGGCTGGAATGGCTGGAATTCATGGGAAACGCACATCGACAGGGAAAAAGTAATTGCATCTGCCGACGCCATGGTGAAAACCGGATTAAAAGATCATGGATGGACCTACATCAACATTGATGACGCCTGGCAGGGAGTACGAAGCGGCCCGATGAACGCGCTGCAACCCAATGAAAAATTCCCCGATTTTAAAGGTATGGTAGATTACATCCATTCGCTTGGGTTAAAAGCCGGATTGTATTCAACCCCTTACATTTCCAGTTATGGGGGTTATGCGGGCAATTCTTCGGACTTTGAAAAAGGGGGAGAAACGCATGAATCGATCATGGTCAACCGGCGTTCCTTTAATCGCATTGCAAAATACAGGTTTGAAACCAATGACGCCCGGCAAATGGCAGCATGGGGAATTGACTTTCTTAAATACGACTGGCGGATCGATGTAAATTCCACCGAACGCATGTCATCAGCCTTGAAGCAGTCTGGAAGGGATGTTATTTTCAGCTTGTCCAATTCTGCGCCGTTTGCTCACGTAAACGACTGGAACCGCCTGGCCAACATGTACCGCACCGGTCCTGATATCCGGGACAGCTGGCCAAGCCTGTATCAGCTGGCTTTCACGTTGGATAAGTGGGCCCCGTATTCCGGCCCCGGCCACTGGCTCGATCCCGATATGATGATCATAGGGAATGTATCAACCGGCCCGGAACTGCACCCAACCCGCCTCACACCCGATGAACAATATAGCCACGTGAGCCTGTTCAGCCTGCTTTCCGCGCCACTGCTCATTGGCTGCCCCATTGAACAGCTGGATGCTTTTACCCTGAATTTGCTCACCAATGACGAGGTAATTGCGATAGATCAGGACCCTTCGGGAAAACCGGCACGCATGATACTAGAGGAGGACGGCGTTCAGATCTGGCTTAAAACGCTTGAAGACGGCTCGTTTGCGGTCGGCTTGTTCAATACCGCAAATTATGGAAAAACGCCGTTGTCATATTTCCACTGGGGCAACGAGCCCGCAGTCAGCTTTTCGATTGATTTCTCCAAAATCGGGCTGAAAGGGAAATACAAATTGAGGGATGTATGGCGGCAAAAGGACCTTGGTGTTTTTGCAAACAAATTTAAAACCAGCGTCAACCACCACGGAGTGGTGATGTTAAAGATAACAAAGGCTCCCTGA
- a CDS encoding alpha-L-rhamnosidase-related protein, translated as MALASLIVSFAAKGQPPPFHLRCDLLPHTATVYKSGIPDSTAPERAVQEKNLYLFAKILSEKPLLSWETDSALPVTTAYQILVASSRQLLNQDKGDYWDSKKVPSRSSRATYSGKSLLPGKVYYWKVRVWDEKNRKTPFSQGTSFVTAQKDEKDTFSYHPLAAQIQEPQQINQTGPNSYFLDFGKDALSQLQLQLNSSQADTIWIEVGELTDKPFSIDKNPGRNIRYLKIPLLLKKGTHNYQIQWPENVKRNSRNPILMPGYAGEVYPFRYVTIQNYKERLAPDAVRRKIIFYPFNSEASDFASSDTILNQVWDLCKYSVKATSFTGYYVDGDRERIPYEADALINQLSHYAVDAEYSMARRTMDYLLYHPTWPTEWSLQNILIAWNDYMYTGDDGLIKKYYPQLQKKLLMELAGPNGLISTRTNKQTDEFLASIHMSGKFDGRRGLHDNVDWPQTGDFIGSEKEYGGETDGFVYQTYNPVINAFYYRNLILIRQIAAVLKRTDDEIFYTQKAKEVYHSFQNVFRDEETSLIRDGDSTTHSSLHANMFALAFGLIRPADREKVLTFIKSRRMACSVYGAQFLLDALYEAGEDQYALELMTSTAQRSWYNMIRSGSTITMEAWDKVYKPNLDLNHAWGAAPANIIVRHLVGIQPLSPGFETFQVKPQIGRLTSVSLITPTIKGPVLVKYNKSKRADQMEIQIPGGATANIYIQYSPEKPNLLLNGKPTAASLKNGFFILKNIPAGKHTIIAN; from the coding sequence ATGGCATTAGCCAGTCTGATCGTGTCGTTTGCAGCAAAGGGCCAGCCACCCCCTTTTCATCTGCGTTGTGATCTTTTGCCGCATACTGCCACTGTTTACAAAAGTGGGATTCCTGACTCAACAGCGCCCGAGCGTGCCGTTCAGGAAAAAAACCTTTATCTGTTTGCAAAAATATTATCGGAAAAGCCCTTGCTGAGCTGGGAGACTGACTCGGCCTTACCAGTTACAACAGCATATCAGATTCTGGTTGCTTCTTCCAGACAACTGTTAAATCAGGACAAGGGTGATTATTGGGATTCAAAAAAGGTGCCGTCCAGGTCCAGTAGAGCTACATACAGCGGCAAATCCTTGCTACCGGGAAAAGTCTATTACTGGAAAGTTCGGGTTTGGGATGAAAAAAACAGAAAGACACCATTTTCACAAGGCACTTCCTTCGTCACGGCTCAAAAAGATGAGAAAGATACTTTCTCATATCACCCTCTCGCTGCACAAATTCAGGAGCCGCAACAAATAAACCAAACGGGTCCGAATTCCTATTTCCTTGATTTCGGTAAAGACGCCCTTTCACAATTACAGCTACAATTAAACAGCAGCCAGGCAGATACCATCTGGATCGAAGTGGGTGAACTGACTGACAAACCCTTCTCCATTGACAAAAACCCCGGACGAAATATCCGCTACCTGAAAATCCCGCTATTGTTAAAAAAAGGCACACACAATTATCAGATTCAATGGCCCGAAAACGTAAAAAGAAACAGCCGGAACCCTATTTTAATGCCTGGCTATGCAGGGGAAGTTTATCCGTTCAGGTATGTCACCATTCAAAACTATAAGGAAAGACTTGCACCGGATGCTGTTCGGCGCAAGATCATTTTTTATCCTTTTAATTCAGAGGCTTCAGACTTCGCATCCAGTGATACCATCCTCAACCAGGTTTGGGACCTTTGTAAATATTCTGTCAAAGCAACCAGCTTTACCGGCTATTATGTAGACGGCGACCGCGAAAGAATCCCCTACGAAGCCGATGCGCTCATTAATCAACTCTCTCATTACGCCGTCGACGCCGAGTATAGCATGGCCCGAAGAACGATGGATTACCTGCTCTATCATCCCACCTGGCCTACCGAATGGAGCCTCCAGAATATTCTGATTGCCTGGAACGACTACATGTACACGGGTGATGACGGGCTCATTAAAAAGTACTATCCCCAGTTACAAAAAAAACTGCTGATGGAACTTGCTGGTCCAAACGGACTGATCAGTACCAGAACCAATAAACAAACGGATGAATTTTTGGCATCCATTCATATGTCCGGGAAATTTGATGGAAGGCGGGGCCTCCATGACAACGTAGACTGGCCACAGACTGGCGATTTTATCGGCAGTGAAAAAGAATATGGCGGCGAAACCGACGGCTTCGTTTACCAGACTTATAACCCGGTGATTAATGCATTTTATTACCGGAATCTGATCCTGATCAGACAAATTGCCGCCGTCCTTAAGCGAACAGACGACGAAATATTTTACACTCAAAAAGCAAAGGAAGTATACCATTCTTTCCAGAATGTATTTCGAGATGAGGAAACCAGCCTTATAAGAGATGGCGACAGTACCACCCACAGCTCCTTACATGCCAATATGTTTGCTTTGGCCTTTGGGCTGATCCGGCCGGCTGACCGGGAAAAAGTTTTGACTTTTATCAAAAGCCGCAGGATGGCCTGCAGTGTTTATGGAGCGCAGTTTCTGTTGGACGCACTTTATGAAGCCGGAGAGGATCAATATGCGCTGGAACTGATGACCTCCACGGCACAAAGAAGCTGGTACAACATGATCAGAAGCGGATCCACCATTACCATGGAAGCCTGGGATAAAGTGTATAAACCCAATCTGGACCTCAATCATGCATGGGGCGCTGCTCCGGCGAATATCATTGTCAGGCATCTGGTGGGGATACAGCCGCTGAGTCCCGGTTTCGAGACTTTTCAGGTCAAGCCGCAGATCGGCCGCCTGACTTCCGTCAGTCTCATAACACCTACCATAAAGGGCCCGGTTTTGGTAAAATACAACAAAAGCAAAAGGGCGGATCAAATGGAAATTCAGATTCCCGGAGGGGCAACAGCCAATATTTATATACAGTATTCCCCCGAAAAACCGAACTTGCTGCTAAATGGCAAGCCAACCGCTGCCAGTCTCAAAAATGGTTTTTTTATATTGAAAAATATACCCGCCGGAAAACATACGATTATTGCAAATTAG
- a CDS encoding sulfatase family protein — protein sequence MKQILCLLLLSFITITTVAQKKRLPNIVYILADDLGYGDVSIYNPSGKISTPNIDRLASQGMRFTDAHSPSSVCTPTRYSLMTGRYPWRSRLPVGVLRGYSQTLIEEDRQTVASLLKSHGYQTGVIGKWHLGLGWVSKPAYHQLAAAPDYGIKTEMDPQHIDFARETTTGPKTAGFDYSYVLPASLDMPPYCYLENQKLTEPLTAYTDGNKLTSGYTGPFWREGKMSPSFDFLQVLPTFIQKATDFIGLQSKEKPFFLYLPMPAPHTPWMPTADYKGKSGAGEYGDFVQQVDGAVGQILKTLQEKGFSDNTLVIFTSDNGPYWRPNFVEQFGHKAAGPFRGMKGDAFEGGHRIPFIVRWPGKVKAGTISNATTTLANLMATCQQLTGETSPVYNTEDSYSILDVLLGKSKEIATQPAVVHSSSIGFFAIRKGDWKLIEGLGSGGFTEPRKINETAGQPAGQLFNLATDISETEDLYARYPDKVKELKQLLTEIKNSKTKVTGKQ from the coding sequence ATGAAACAAATTCTCTGCCTCCTGCTCTTGTCATTCATTACCATAACTACGGTTGCTCAGAAAAAGCGCCTGCCTAATATTGTGTACATACTTGCCGATGACCTTGGGTATGGCGATGTGTCGATTTATAATCCCTCCGGAAAGATTTCCACACCCAACATCGACAGGCTTGCCTCACAAGGTATGCGCTTCACTGACGCGCACTCGCCTTCTTCCGTTTGCACCCCCACACGTTATTCCCTGATGACCGGCCGTTACCCCTGGCGAAGCCGCCTGCCGGTTGGTGTATTGCGCGGATACAGCCAAACCCTGATAGAAGAGGACCGTCAGACGGTTGCCTCACTCCTGAAAAGTCATGGCTATCAGACGGGCGTGATCGGAAAGTGGCATCTTGGGTTAGGCTGGGTTTCAAAACCAGCGTATCATCAGCTTGCCGCTGCCCCGGATTACGGAATCAAAACGGAGATGGATCCACAGCATATTGATTTTGCCAGAGAAACCACCACCGGGCCCAAAACCGCTGGCTTTGACTACTCCTATGTTTTACCCGCTTCCCTGGATATGCCCCCCTATTGTTATTTGGAAAACCAGAAACTAACAGAACCCTTGACCGCTTACACGGACGGAAACAAGCTCACATCGGGTTACACCGGGCCATTTTGGCGTGAAGGGAAAATGTCTCCTTCCTTTGATTTCCTTCAGGTACTGCCAACTTTTATTCAGAAAGCAACGGATTTCATCGGTTTACAATCAAAAGAAAAACCATTCTTCTTATACCTGCCGATGCCCGCTCCGCACACCCCATGGATGCCCACTGCTGATTACAAGGGAAAATCCGGAGCAGGAGAATATGGAGATTTTGTACAGCAGGTCGACGGAGCGGTGGGCCAGATTCTGAAAACCTTGCAGGAAAAAGGGTTTTCGGACAATACCCTCGTGATTTTCACGAGTGATAACGGGCCCTACTGGCGCCCGAATTTTGTTGAACAATTTGGGCATAAAGCCGCCGGTCCTTTCAGAGGAATGAAAGGTGATGCTTTTGAAGGTGGCCACCGGATACCATTTATTGTACGCTGGCCTGGCAAAGTGAAAGCCGGTACCATAAGTAATGCAACGACCACGCTGGCCAACCTGATGGCTACCTGCCAGCAATTGACGGGAGAAACCAGCCCCGTTTACAATACGGAAGACAGTTACAGTATACTGGACGTGTTACTGGGCAAATCCAAAGAGATTGCCACCCAACCCGCTGTTGTTCATAGCTCATCGATCGGTTTTTTTGCGATACGCAAAGGTGACTGGAAACTGATTGAAGGACTTGGTTCCGGAGGATTCACCGAACCCCGAAAAATCAATGAAACGGCAGGTCAGCCTGCGGGCCAGCTTTTTAATTTAGCAACCGATATTTCAGAAACAGAAGATTTGTACGCACGTTACCCAGACAAGGTGAAAGAACTTAAGCAACTGCTCACCGAAATCAAAAACAGTAAAACCAAGGTCACCGGCAAACAATAA
- a CDS encoding methylenetetrahydrofolate reductase — protein MFIQKIKSRESGVLLYGITPPKAATAAERVAEIAERTTERLSLLDIDALIVYDVQDESARTTEERPFPFINALDPLTFASEYLGGLGIPKIIYRPAGKFSSEELTDWLEQLHEQSFYPVFVGVPAPDFPVKTSLPEAYQIWERHQETSVIGAVTIPERHKVLQDEDIRILDKMSSGVSYFISQCVFDLEYAKQVVADLAATCEKRQIAPPTIIFTISTCGSAKTLHFMEWLGIHVPAQLKQDLEAAEDMLEKSVRVCLEIASELTAFCMDRSIPFGFNIESVAIRKAEIEASVEMTRAIGRMLEDKGIRQSQASAIAKDANELSDTGSYVS, from the coding sequence ATGTTCATACAAAAGATCAAATCAAGAGAATCGGGGGTGTTGCTTTATGGTATCACTCCGCCCAAGGCCGCTACTGCCGCCGAACGCGTTGCGGAAATTGCAGAGAGAACTACCGAGCGCTTGTCTTTATTGGATATTGACGCGCTGATTGTATATGATGTTCAGGACGAGTCGGCGCGGACCACGGAGGAAAGGCCGTTTCCATTTATCAATGCCCTGGATCCCCTGACGTTTGCGTCGGAGTATCTGGGTGGTCTAGGCATTCCGAAGATCATTTACCGTCCGGCTGGAAAATTTTCGTCTGAGGAACTCACCGACTGGCTGGAACAGCTACATGAGCAGAGCTTTTATCCTGTTTTTGTTGGTGTACCGGCACCTGACTTTCCTGTCAAAACCAGTCTTCCGGAAGCCTATCAGATCTGGGAAAGACATCAGGAAACATCCGTCATTGGTGCAGTGACCATCCCGGAACGGCACAAAGTACTACAAGACGAGGATATCAGGATACTGGACAAGATGAGCAGCGGGGTATCTTATTTTATATCCCAATGTGTTTTTGATTTGGAATATGCCAAACAGGTGGTAGCAGACCTGGCCGCCACCTGTGAAAAGAGACAGATCGCTCCTCCGACCATCATATTCACAATCAGCACCTGCGGGTCGGCAAAAACTTTGCATTTCATGGAATGGCTGGGTATTCACGTGCCGGCTCAGTTAAAGCAAGATCTGGAAGCAGCTGAAGATATGCTGGAAAAATCGGTGCGTGTATGCCTGGAGATTGCGTCTGAGCTGACAGCATTTTGTATGGATCGCTCGATACCCTTTGGATTTAATATAGAAAGTGTTGCTATCCGCAAGGCGGAGATAGAAGCGTCGGTTGAAATGACGCGTGCGATAGGCCGGATGCTGGAAGACAAAGGGATAAGGCAATCGCAGGCGTCAGCGATTGCCAAAGATGCGAACGAGCTATCAGATACCGGCAGTTATGTGAGCTGA